Proteins encoded by one window of Lates calcarifer isolate ASB-BC8 linkage group LG5, TLL_Latcal_v3, whole genome shotgun sequence:
- the LOC108894752 gene encoding neuropeptide Y receptor type 2, translated as MDLSQDQPLDWSSVQPSFSPLLQYDGSQERLNHTYSFHSSVVLPSTFSSPTASLRQPLPSLLPSSLIPYSSLIPSPLLPTTTSLSFRQMSTFVYQPSSSFPLSPSTFPSNDLADLESMLLWTLHEPSTIALTIMYCLSFILGFIGNLMSLRVLTNRHSRRLASVSATRSLLVNLAVCDLAVVCVCMPITLGSQIYTAWVYGDLLCRAVPFTQAVSVSASVLTLTVISVNRYYSVRSPLRARSMFTRRRILATVAVVWTVSSIMCAPIAVMNQRREISFGTFAILVCQEVWPQHRLKQGYNVLLFVMLYCLPVTFNLTIGFLTGRRLWGGKKSTFADLDPRSQALHASRLKTRQKIAKMVVCLVLLFAVSWLPLYLADLWIDCEQRPPSWLLQTRPFAQWLGLTNSSLNPICYCFIGDLYRSAKVIRTRYYQKVAALFSSSSFSSSAAVASPTTVITDTKVTVAERHHIAAAAVAASASMVTIPRLLSLARGQGLGQKVRDSSDSRAGSDHSISDWCRSSPSVCDSSLFPCQLHTLHHSIQRADFLPTRRHSVNENAGSLPLRIESVEIDVLPLRRHSGDRIYGLSADKRDTITMGRDALCSIGQHRNKTSQTYCLVGDREDETTDMTSL; from the exons ATGGATTTGTCCCAGGACCAGCCGTTGGATTGGAGCTCAGTCCAGCCCAGCTTCTCTCCACTGCTGCAGTATGACGGCTCTCAGGAAAGGCTCAACCACACCTACAGCTTCCACAGCTCCGTAGTGCTCCCCTCCACCTTTAGCTCCCCCACTGCCTCCCTCCGTCAGCCTCTGCCATCTCtgcttccctcctccctcattcCATACTCCTCCCTcatcccctcccctctcctccccaccaccacctccttaTCCTTTCGACAAATGTCCACTTTTGTCTAccaaccctcctcctcctttccacTATCCCCCTCTACCTTTCCTTCTAATGACTTGGCAGATCTGGAGAGCATGCTGCTCTGGACCCTCCATGAGCCCAGCACCATTGCTCTGACCATCATGTACTGCCTGTCCTTCATTTTGGGATTCATTGGGAATTTAATGTCCCTGCGTGTCCTCACCAACAGGCACAGTCGGCGGTTAGCCAGTGTCAGTGCCACGCGCAGTCTACTGGTGAACCTGGCGGTGTGTGACCTGGCcgtggtgtgtgtctgcatgcccATCACTCTGGGAAGCCAGATCTACACTGCCTGGGTTTACGGTGACCTCCTCTGTCGAGCTGTACCCTTCACACAGGCTGTCTCAGTCTCGGCCAGTGTGTTAACTCTGACAGTGATCAGTGTGAATCGTTACTACAGCGTTCGGTCACCTCTGCGAGCTCGCTCCATGTTTACCCGCCGCAGAATCTTGGCAACTGTCGCCGTGGTGTGGACAGTGTCCTCGATCATGTGTGCTCCCATTGCAGTGATGAACCAGCGGCGGGAGATCAGCTTTGGGACATTCGCCATCTTGGTCTGTCAGGAGGTGTGGCCTCAGCATCGCCTGAAACAAGG ATACAATGTGCTACTATTTGTGATGCTCTACTGCCTGCCAGTGACCTTCAACCTCACCATAGGCTTCCTGACCGGCAGGCGGCTTTGGGGAGGGAAGAAATCCACTTTCGCTGATCTTGATCCTCGCAGCCAAGCTCTGCACGCCTCACGCCTCAAGACTCGTCAGAAGATTGCCAAGATGGTGGTGTGTCTGGTCCTGCTCTTCGCGGTGTCCTGGCTGCCGCTCTACTTGGCTGACCTTTGGATCGACTGTGAGCAAAGGCCACCATCTTGGCTGCTGCAGACACGGCCATTTGCCCAGTGGCTGGGCCTGACAAACTCAAGCCTTAACCCGATCTGTTACTGCTTCATAGGGGATCTGTACCGCTCAGCGAAGGTGATACGGACGCGATACTACCAGAAAGTCGCCGctctcttcagctcctcctcgtTCTCCAGCTCAGCTGCAGTGGCGTCTCCTACCACAGTGATTACAGACACCAAAGTGACTGTTGCTGAGCGCCACcatattgctgctgctgctgtggcagcGTCTGCGTCCATGGTTACAATCCCCAGGCTGCTGAGCTTGGCTCGAGGCCAGGGACTGGGGCAGAAGGTCAGAGACAGTTCAGACAGCCGAGCAGGATCTGACCACAGTATCTCAGACTGGTGTCGGTCCAGtcccagtgtgtgtgacagctctTTGTTCCCCTGCCAGCTCCACACACTCCACCACTCCATACAAAGAGCAGACTTCCTGCCCACGAGAAGACACTCAGTGAATGAGAACGCCGGATCACTACCTTTAAGAATTGAGTCTGTAGAAATAGATGTGCTGCCTTTGAGGAGGCATTCAGGGGACAGAATATATGGTCTGTCAGCTGATAAGAGAGACACCATTACCATGGGCAGAGACGCTCTCTGTTCCATcgggcagcacagaaacaaaacatcacaaacCTACTGTCTGGTAGGAGACAGGGAGGATGAAACAACAGATATGACCAGCCTGTGA